A single genomic interval of Microbacterium hydrocarbonoxydans harbors:
- a CDS encoding DUF1844 domain-containing protein produces the protein MTNQASDEAAREREERWARQEEAASSATRDIADVPAVEVITTAAVHLMSAAAVKLGLADDPDAAAQLDLDEARKLINTLAGLITAGAPEISDMHARSLRDGLRSLQLAFREASTIPDPIGKGPGEKWTGPVN, from the coding sequence GTGACGAACCAGGCATCGGACGAGGCCGCACGCGAGCGCGAAGAGCGCTGGGCCCGGCAGGAGGAGGCGGCCTCCTCCGCCACACGGGACATCGCGGACGTGCCGGCCGTGGAGGTCATCACCACCGCCGCCGTGCACCTGATGAGCGCCGCCGCGGTCAAACTCGGCCTCGCCGACGACCCGGATGCCGCCGCCCAGCTCGACCTCGACGAGGCCCGCAAGCTGATCAACACGCTCGCAGGACTCATCACCGCGGGCGCTCCGGAGATCAGCGACATGCACGCGCGCTCCCTGCGCGATGGCCTGCGGTCTCTGCAGCTCGCTTTCCGCGAGGCCTCGACCATCCCCGACCCCATCGGCAAGGGCCCGGGCGAGAAGTGGACAGGGCCGGTCAACTAG
- the priA gene encoding bifunctional 1-(5-phosphoribosyl)-5-((5-phosphoribosylamino)methylideneamino)imidazole-4-carboxamide isomerase/phosphoribosylanthranilate isomerase PriA, protein MNDFAQSPSLTLLPAVDVAGGKAVRLTQGEAGTETSYGDPLDAAGEWVAQGAKWIHLVDLDAAFGRGSNAPILRKVIKQFKNVNVELSGGIRDDATLEAALESGASRINLGTAALENPEWAADVIGRFGEAIAVGLDVRGTTLAARGWTKEGGDLWEVLERLEDAGCSRYVVTDVTKDGTLKGPNLELLREVTARTPKPVVASGGISNLDDIAALRELVPLGVEGAIVGKALYAGAFTLAEALDVAGD, encoded by the coding sequence ATGAACGACTTCGCGCAGTCTCCTTCGCTCACCCTGCTTCCCGCTGTCGACGTCGCCGGGGGCAAGGCGGTCCGGCTCACCCAGGGCGAGGCCGGCACCGAGACCAGCTACGGCGACCCGCTGGATGCCGCAGGGGAGTGGGTGGCGCAGGGCGCGAAGTGGATCCACCTCGTCGACCTCGACGCCGCGTTCGGTCGTGGCAGCAACGCACCGATCCTCCGCAAGGTCATCAAGCAGTTCAAGAACGTCAACGTCGAGCTCTCCGGCGGCATCCGTGACGACGCGACGCTCGAGGCCGCACTCGAGAGCGGTGCGAGCCGCATCAACCTCGGCACCGCGGCGCTGGAGAACCCGGAGTGGGCGGCCGACGTGATCGGTCGCTTCGGTGAGGCGATCGCCGTCGGACTCGACGTCCGCGGCACGACGCTCGCCGCACGGGGCTGGACGAAGGAGGGCGGCGATCTCTGGGAGGTCCTCGAGCGTCTCGAGGATGCCGGGTGCAGCCGCTACGTCGTCACCGATGTCACCAAGGACGGGACCCTCAAGGGCCCGAACCTCGAGCTCCTCCGTGAGGTCACCGCCCGCACCCCGAAGCCCGTCGTCGCCTCCGGCGGCATCTCCAACCTCGACGACATCGCGGCCCTCCGCGAGCTGGTGCCGCTCGGTGTCGAAGGTGCCATCGTCGGCAAGGCGCTCTATGCCGGCGCGTTCACGCTGGCCGAGGCTCTGGATGTCGCGGGAGACTGA
- the infC gene encoding translation initiation factor IF-3: MPSSKEFRISDPRTNERIRVPEVRLVGPAGEQIGVVRIEAALRLAQEADLDLVEVAPNSKPPVVKIMDYGKFKYEAAQKEKEARRNQANTILKEVRFRLKIEAHDYTTKLKRAEGFLKAGDKVKAMILFRGREQSRPEQGVRLLRKFAEDVAELGTVESNPTIDGRNMVMIVAPLKSKSEAKQEQNAVRDAQRAANKQAAREAKSDTDAPAAAAAE; this comes from the coding sequence ATCCCATCGTCTAAGGAGTTCCGCATCAGCGATCCCCGCACCAATGAGCGCATCCGCGTCCCCGAGGTCCGCCTCGTCGGTCCCGCGGGTGAGCAGATCGGCGTCGTCCGCATCGAGGCGGCGCTGCGCCTTGCGCAGGAAGCCGACCTCGACCTCGTCGAGGTCGCACCCAACTCGAAGCCGCCCGTAGTCAAGATCATGGACTACGGCAAGTTCAAGTACGAAGCCGCCCAGAAGGAGAAGGAAGCTCGCCGCAACCAGGCGAACACCATCCTCAAGGAGGTCCGCTTCCGCCTGAAGATCGAAGCGCACGACTACACGACGAAGCTCAAGCGCGCCGAGGGCTTCCTCAAGGCCGGCGACAAGGTGAAGGCCATGATCCTCTTCCGAGGCCGCGAGCAGTCGCGTCCGGAGCAGGGCGTCCGTCTGCTGCGCAAGTTCGCCGAGGATGTCGCGGAGCTCGGAACCGTCGAGTCGAACCCGACCATCGACGGTCGCAACATGGTCATGATCGTGGCTCCGCTCAAGAGCAAGTCCGAGGCCAAGCAGGAGCAGAACGCCGTCCGCGACGCCCAGCGCGCAGCGAACAAGCAGGCTGCCCGCGAGGCCAAGAGCGACACGGACGCTCCTGCCGCAGCCGCGGCGGAGTGA
- a CDS encoding SseB family protein, which produces MSRETDDTGAHGSHDHGVPRNDGDSAGVPWEGRSFESNPHAGDDGSADPALLDALLRFRAGDGSQAEVVDAFRSARVLIPLIAEKGEEGVAPSGLTVDKTQELSIVTVAAPDGRRVQPVFSSVEAMQRWDATARPIPVEATRVALAASAEDTDLIVLDPTSDTEFVIRRPAVWAIAQGHRWEPSFLSPEVFHALQESVAHELAVIDVSVAAGDPDARLRGPELVVVLELVDGLEREVLDAVLARLAQRWAADDRIAVLADSLTVKLRRSL; this is translated from the coding sequence ATGTCGCGGGAGACTGACGACACCGGCGCCCACGGGTCGCACGACCACGGTGTCCCGCGCAACGACGGCGACTCTGCCGGCGTGCCGTGGGAGGGCCGCAGCTTCGAGTCGAACCCGCACGCGGGTGACGACGGATCGGCCGACCCCGCTCTGCTCGATGCGCTGCTGAGGTTCCGCGCGGGCGATGGTTCGCAGGCCGAGGTGGTCGACGCGTTCCGCAGTGCCAGGGTGCTCATCCCGCTCATCGCGGAGAAGGGCGAGGAGGGCGTGGCGCCCAGCGGGCTCACCGTCGACAAGACGCAGGAGCTCTCCATCGTCACGGTCGCGGCCCCGGACGGGCGCCGTGTGCAGCCGGTCTTCTCCTCCGTCGAGGCGATGCAGCGGTGGGATGCCACGGCGCGGCCGATTCCCGTCGAGGCGACGCGCGTGGCGCTCGCGGCATCGGCCGAGGACACCGACCTCATCGTGCTCGATCCGACCTCCGACACCGAGTTCGTCATCCGTCGCCCCGCCGTGTGGGCGATCGCTCAGGGGCATCGGTGGGAGCCGAGCTTCCTCTCGCCCGAGGTCTTCCACGCGCTGCAGGAGAGCGTCGCCCATGAACTGGCCGTCATCGATGTCTCGGTCGCGGCGGGGGATCCGGACGCACGCCTGCGCGGACCCGAGCTGGTCGTCGTCCTCGAGCTCGTGGATGGACTGGAGCGAGAGGTTCTCGATGCGGTCCTCGCCCGACTCGCTCAGCGCTGGGCTGCCGATGACCGCATCGCGGTCCTCGCGGACTCGCTCACCGTGAAGCTCCGCCGCTCGCTCTGA
- the rpmI gene encoding 50S ribosomal protein L35 has protein sequence MPKQKTHSGAKKRFKITGSGKLKKQQAGMRHNLEHKSSRRTRRLNQDQVLSKADFKVAKKLLGR, from the coding sequence ATGCCGAAGCAGAAGACCCACTCGGGTGCTAAGAAGCGCTTCAAGATCACCGGCAGCGGCAAGCTGAAGAAGCAGCAGGCCGGAATGCGCCACAACCTCGAGCACAAGTCGAGCCGTCGCACCCGTCGCCTCAACCAGGACCAGGTTCTGTCGAAGGCAGACTTCAAGGTCGCCAAGAAGCTTCTCGGCCGCTGA